The genomic DNA TTTTTTCATTTGGAATGTTGTTGGATCGCAAAACTGCCTTAGATGAAATTTCAGGAAAACTGGACCAAGAAAAAAAAGCCATATCAAATTTTCTTTTTGGCAAAATTTCTGAAAATAAAAATCTTGCTAACTCGGTTTTTAATTTTAAATCGACGCCAATCTGTTTCCATTGGGACTGCAACATCGCTTGTATGGTTTCATTTGCTTTTAATCCTGCAGAAGTCACCAAGGTAAAGCTCAGCTTTTGCCCATTTTTATACCGATAATTATCAGCTCCTAATTTCCATCCAGCTTCGTCTAACAATTTTTTGGCTTTTCGTTTGTCAGATTCATAAATGGTAATTATTTTTTTATCTTCGGTATACAATCGATCCAACGGCGAGATCAGGTGGTGGGCTACCGTGACTTTTCCTTCAAATACAGATTTAACCAACTCTTCTTTATTTAAACCATAGGAAAGGGCTTTTCTCACGCTTAAATCTGATAAAATGGGATGAGATAAATTGACATCCATATGACCGTATGTCACCCCATCTTGAAAGATCATCTTATAGGGAAGGTTTTCACTTTTGATCTTTTTTTCAAAGGCCAAGGCCTGGTCCATGGTTAATCCCATCCGAGAAATTTTATCTAAATTTTTGGATCTCAGATTGGCTTCTAAGGTGCCAGAATTAGGAATAATTTGAATCACTATTTTTTTTATTTTTGGTTTTTTCCCATAAAAATTTTCATTGGGCACCAAAATGATATGGGATCCTAACTTAACCTCAGAAACCCGATAGGGGCCATTCCATAATCCTTTTTTAGTTGGGTCTTTTTGATACAAAGTATTTCGATCATATCCCTCTTTTTCCTTGCTAAACTTATTAAAAATTTCCTCTTCCAAGTGAGAAGGCAAAACACTAGGCATGTTTATGAAGAAATCCCATTTCGCTTCCTTAAATTTAACGCTACATTTGGTGGGGGATTTTGGATCCCATTCGATTGTTTCAATGTTTTCATATTCATCTCTACTAGATAAAGTGATATTTTTACTAAGTCCTACTTGCCAAGAAAATTTTAAATCCTTACAGGTTATGGGAACACCATCGCCCCACTTTATTCCGTCGACAAACTCCCACTCCGTAATGATCTTTTTTAAATTATTTTCGGAAATGACTTTTACTGACTTATCATTTAGATTGGGAATTTTCTTTACAATAAGCGGAGCAAATTTATTTTCATTGTTCAAATAAACCATAGGCCTATAAGAAAAATACATCATGTAGTTTCCTACCGCAGTTGAATTCAGAATTGGATTTAAAGTTTCAAACTCTGAAACAACACCTATCTTTAACTCTTCATTGCCAACGGCCTTAATTGACGGACTGAAAAATAAGATTCCTACAACAAGTGTTCTGATGATAAGAATAATGAAGGTTCTGATTATCCCATTAAAAGGGATCGGTAACATGAATTTCATAAAACTCCTGACTCTGCTTTAAGTTTGGGGAATATTGTCTCTGCATTTTTTCTTGTTTGTAAACACAATTCCTTCAGGGAAATATTTTTTATTTCGGCCACCACTTTGGCGGTATGAACGACGTAGGCCGGCGTATTGGGTTTACCTCGCATGGGTACCGGAGATAAAAAAGGTGAATCCGTCTCGATAAGCAAGCGATCCAATGGTATCGCGCTCACTGTTTTTTTTAATTCATGGGCATTTTTAAAAGTCACTACCCCTGAAATAGAAATAAAATAACCTAAATCTAAACACTGATCGGCAAGCCATTGAGTGCCGGTAAAACAATGAATCAAACCCTTAACTTGATCTTTGTACTCACTTAAAATCGCGACCGTATCTTCTTCGGCATCGCGGGTATGAATTTCGACAGGCATTTTTAATTGCCTCGCTAAATCTAATTGACTACGAAAAGCCTCTAATTGTTCATTTTTGGGAGATTGGTTGTAATAGTAATCTAAGCCAATCTCACCGATGGCCACGACTCGCTCTTGGCGGGCATTTCGTAGAATGAATTCTCCTACTTCTTTGCTGTACGAAACTCCATCATGGGGATGAATTCCCAATGTACAATAGACATGGGGAGCATATTTTTTAGCAAGTTCTAAAACCACCGGCAAATCCTGAGGGTCGGTTCCAATGGTGATAATACGATCCACCCCTACAGAAAGTGCCTTCTCAATGGCCATTTCTGGCCCCTCTTCGAGCTTGTCCAAATGAGCATGCATGTCCATCCATCTTAATTCCTGATCACTTAACATGAAACACTCCTTTATCCAAGATCTCTACCCATGATCTCTATTTTGGATTGGTATAGATTTATTTTGATTCAAATCACAGATTAATTTTTCTAAGAGAAAAATGGGGTCTGGACTCCAACCCATTTCCTTTGCTGTTTTTCTAAAAAAGTCATTAATGAGAAATATTTTTTCAACCGAAACTTTAACTAATTCTAAGATTTCTTTTTTATTATCTGGTAAAATCAAACTAAGAGAATCCACGTCCTGTTTTAATA from Deltaproteobacteria bacterium includes the following:
- a CDS encoding peptide ABC transporter substrate-binding protein encodes the protein MKFMLPIPFNGIIRTFIILIIRTLVVGILFFSPSIKAVGNEELKIGVVSEFETLNPILNSTAVGNYMMYFSYRPMVYLNNENKFAPLIVKKIPNLNDKSVKVISENNLKKIITEWEFVDGIKWGDGVPITCKDLKFSWQVGLSKNITLSSRDEYENIETIEWDPKSPTKCSVKFKEAKWDFFINMPSVLPSHLEEEIFNKFSKEKEGYDRNTLYQKDPTKKGLWNGPYRVSEVKLGSHIILVPNENFYGKKPKIKKIVIQIIPNSGTLEANLRSKNLDKISRMGLTMDQALAFEKKIKSENLPYKMIFQDGVTYGHMDVNLSHPILSDLSVRKALSYGLNKEELVKSVFEGKVTVAHHLISPLDRLYTEDKKIITIYESDKRKAKKLLDEAGWKLGADNYRYKNGQKLSFTLVTSAGLKANETIQAMLQSQWKQIGVDLKLKTELARFLFSEILPKRKFDMAFFSWSSFPEISSKAVLRSNNIPNEKNTWTGQNFTGFKSDKVDKLVDDYESEFDFEKRKKISYEILKEYTEQIPVISLYFRGESAVIPKDMKNFKLTGHKFYESLNAEDWEF
- a CDS encoding TatD family hydrolase; amino-acid sequence: MLSDQELRWMDMHAHLDKLEEGPEMAIEKALSVGVDRIITIGTDPQDLPVVLELAKKYAPHVYCTLGIHPHDGVSYSKEVGEFILRNARQERVVAIGEIGLDYYYNQSPKNEQLEAFRSQLDLARQLKMPVEIHTRDAEEDTVAILSEYKDQVKGLIHCFTGTQWLADQCLDLGYFISISGVVTFKNAHELKKTVSAIPLDRLLIETDSPFLSPVPMRGKPNTPAYVVHTAKVVAEIKNISLKELCLQTRKNAETIFPKLKAESGVL